The Oncorhynchus tshawytscha isolate Ot180627B linkage group LG12, Otsh_v2.0, whole genome shotgun sequence genome includes a window with the following:
- the LOC112247454 gene encoding perforin-1-like → MASLSLYLGLLVLCTLALVHCDLNGGPVRVYDIRASNLKRWLFIKPSPYVKVWCGSSFHGKSNTLEDQENPIWADQFNFANILPNSVLTLEVWDDVIGLDHHMGTCKITIRPGTHSEICQLKRGTVYYSYSYGYVYSY, encoded by the exons atggcctctctctctctgtacctgggACTGCTGGTGCTATGCACCCTGGCTCTTGTACACTGTGACCTGAATGGCGGCCCAGTCAGAGTGTATGATATTCGTGCCTCCAACCTGAAACGATGGCTATTCATAAAACCAAGCCCTTACGTCAAG GTGTGGTGCGGTTCATCCTTTCATGGCAAGAGCAACACTCTGGAGGATCAGGAAAACCCCATCTGGGCCGACCAGTTCAACTTTGCTAACATCCTTCCCAACTCTGTCCTGACACTGGAG gtgTGGGATGATGTCATCGGACTAGATCACCACATGGGAACCTGCAAAATCACCATCCGCCCGGGAACACACAGTGAGATCTGCCAGCTGAAGAGAGGCACCGTCTACTACTCCTACAGCTACGGCTACGTCTACAGTTACTAG